The Achromobacter deleyi genome has a window encoding:
- a CDS encoding amidohydrolase family protein encodes MPPPVTGAAVDTHAHVFRQGLALADTRRHTPDYDAPLADYLSLLDTHGLSHGVLVQPSFLGTDNSYMVQALRAAPGRLRGVAVVAPDVSESGLRILAEAGVVGIRLNLIGLDLPALDAPVWQVLLSRVNALGWHVEIHLQAARLHGVMPALLAAGCRVVVDHFGRPDPALGVSDPGFQYLLRQADSGRVWVKLSAPYRNWAAPACAASGRLAAQQLVDAYTTERLMWGSDWPHTEHRHLASFPAATQWLDAWIDDPAQRQVLLADTPLRLFQFQGDTP; translated from the coding sequence TTGCCCCCGCCCGTCACCGGCGCCGCCGTCGACACCCATGCGCATGTATTCCGGCAAGGCTTGGCGCTTGCCGATACCCGCCGCCACACGCCCGATTACGATGCCCCGCTGGCCGACTACCTGAGCTTGCTGGACACGCACGGGCTGAGCCACGGCGTGCTGGTGCAGCCCAGCTTCCTGGGCACCGACAACAGTTATATGGTGCAGGCGCTGCGCGCCGCCCCCGGACGCCTGCGCGGCGTGGCCGTGGTGGCGCCGGACGTCTCCGAATCCGGATTGCGGATCCTGGCCGAGGCTGGCGTGGTCGGCATCCGTCTGAACCTGATCGGGCTCGATTTGCCCGCCCTGGACGCGCCTGTCTGGCAGGTCCTGCTGAGCCGCGTCAACGCGCTGGGCTGGCATGTAGAGATCCACCTGCAGGCAGCCCGCCTGCACGGCGTGATGCCCGCCCTGCTGGCGGCCGGCTGCCGCGTCGTGGTGGATCACTTCGGCCGCCCCGACCCCGCGCTGGGCGTGTCCGACCCCGGCTTCCAGTACCTGCTGCGGCAGGCCGACAGCGGCCGCGTCTGGGTCAAGCTGTCTGCCCCCTACCGCAACTGGGCCGCCCCCGCGTGCGCCGCGTCCGGCCGCCTGGCCGCGCAGCAGCTGGTGGACGCCTACACGACCGAACGACTCATGTGGGGCAGCGACTGGCCCCATACCGAGCACCGCCACCTGGCGTCCTTCCCCGCGGCGACGCAGTGGCTGGACGCCTGGATCGACGACCCCGCGCAACGGCAGGTCCTGCTTGCCGACACCCCGTTGCGGCTGTTCCAATTCCAAGGAGACACACCATGA
- a CDS encoding tripartite tricarboxylate transporter substrate binding protein → MTHLFKRLARRSALLAAAGLLAGAASAAHAAYPERAVTLVVTYPPGGTVDVVARLIGPKLAAELGQPVVIENRGGAGGMIGGAVVAKAQPDGYTLMLDASNHAQNPALHNKMQFDTLTAFAPVSLLLRVPNVLVVTPSYEVKTVADLIRLGQPGAKDHVYFASAGPGSAQHLAGELFNLLAKTQLQHVAYKGGGPAMIDVMSGQVPVMFASMGSAWQHVKNGKLRAVAVGGLERSKTAPDLPTIAESGVPGYETYEWNAVFAPAGTPPAIVDQVSQALAKVLKDPAIAEQLAGIGAEPIGSTPADLDTFRRAEIDKWQRVVKEAGLKLD, encoded by the coding sequence ATGACCCATTTGTTCAAACGCCTGGCGCGCCGCAGCGCCCTGCTCGCCGCCGCCGGACTGCTGGCCGGCGCGGCCAGCGCCGCACACGCCGCCTACCCCGAACGCGCGGTCACGCTGGTGGTCACTTATCCGCCCGGCGGCACCGTGGACGTGGTGGCCCGCCTGATCGGCCCCAAGCTGGCCGCGGAACTGGGCCAGCCCGTCGTCATTGAAAACCGCGGCGGCGCGGGCGGCATGATCGGCGGCGCCGTCGTCGCCAAGGCCCAGCCCGACGGCTACACCCTGATGCTGGACGCCTCCAACCACGCCCAGAATCCGGCCCTGCACAACAAGATGCAGTTCGACACGCTGACCGCCTTCGCGCCCGTGTCGCTGCTGCTGCGCGTGCCCAACGTGCTGGTCGTCACCCCGTCGTACGAAGTCAAGACGGTGGCGGACTTGATCAGGCTGGGCCAGCCCGGCGCCAAGGACCACGTCTACTTCGCCTCGGCAGGCCCCGGCTCCGCCCAGCACCTGGCCGGCGAATTGTTCAACCTGCTGGCCAAGACCCAGCTGCAGCACGTCGCGTACAAGGGCGGCGGCCCCGCCATGATCGACGTGATGTCGGGCCAGGTCCCGGTCATGTTCGCCAGCATGGGCTCGGCATGGCAGCACGTGAAGAACGGCAAGCTGCGCGCCGTGGCCGTAGGCGGACTGGAACGCTCCAAGACCGCCCCCGATCTGCCCACCATCGCCGAATCCGGCGTGCCGGGTTACGAAACCTATGAATGGAACGCCGTGTTCGCCCCGGCCGGCACGCCCCCCGCCATCGTGGACCAGGTGTCGCAAGCGCTGGCCAAGGTCCTGAAGGACCCCGCGATCGCCGAGCAGCTGGCCGGCATCGGCGCGGAGCCCATCGGCTCCACTCCCGCCGACCTGGACACCTTCCGCCGCGCCGAGATCGACAAGTGGCAGCGCGTCGTCAAGGAAGCGGGCCTGAAGCTGGATTGA